A portion of the Pseudomonas sp. PSE14 genome contains these proteins:
- a CDS encoding terminase endonuclease subunit yields the protein MNLCRRHYQRVTAAQAAAEAAGPTQTMAGLTAYELQLAQLIQDKARLKGIQSTEGKIELKRVLLPAYAPYVEGVLSAGKGAQDEVLVTVMLWRIDTADYAGGLDAAAYVFQHGLLMPDSFNRSIGCVVAEEVAEGALKALKADQPFDIDVLLRTAELTAEQDMPDQARAKLFLALGRATLYGLDVEAPGKPGQVAEGIALLRRAIELHDKCGGKKDLESADRLHKKLADAATAAAPTSTGLPPTPPPPSTAPADEKPSVPPKPYGKGSRKNRKNPPSKG from the coding sequence ATGAACCTCTGCCGTCGCCATTACCAGCGCGTCACCGCCGCCCAAGCGGCGGCGGAGGCCGCTGGCCCCACCCAGACCATGGCCGGTCTGACCGCTTACGAACTACAGCTCGCCCAGCTCATCCAGGACAAGGCTCGCTTAAAGGGCATCCAGTCCACCGAGGGGAAGATCGAGCTCAAGCGTGTGCTGTTGCCTGCCTACGCCCCCTACGTCGAGGGCGTGCTGTCGGCTGGCAAAGGTGCGCAGGATGAGGTCCTGGTCACCGTGATGCTCTGGCGGATTGACACTGCCGACTATGCCGGCGGCTTGGACGCTGCGGCCTACGTTTTCCAGCATGGCCTGCTGATGCCGGATAGCTTCAATCGCTCCATCGGTTGCGTGGTAGCAGAGGAAGTAGCCGAAGGCGCGCTCAAAGCCCTGAAAGCCGACCAACCCTTCGACATCGATGTGCTGCTGCGCACTGCCGAACTCACCGCTGAGCAAGACATGCCGGACCAGGCTCGGGCCAAGCTGTTCCTCGCTCTCGGCCGCGCCACCTTGTATGGCCTGGACGTCGAGGCCCCTGGCAAGCCTGGCCAAGTCGCAGAGGGCATTGCGCTCCTGAGGCGCGCCATTGAGCTGCACGACAAATGTGGCGGCAAGAAGGACCTGGAATCCGCCGATCGGCTGCACAAGAAACTGGCCGACGCTGCTACGGCAGCTGCTCCGACTTCGACGGGGCTGCCACCGACACCCCCGCCGCCTTCGACCGCCCCGGCTGACGAAAAGCCTTCTGTGCCTCCGAAACCGTACGGCAAGGGAAGCCGGAAGAACCGAAAGAATCCGCCCAGCAAGGGCTGA
- a CDS encoding head completion/stabilization protein, producing the protein MSAFVASGDVAAGVTINSDEFWPGIDVDDLRDDMRIGADVSPAKLETAVVAALLNVNRQLGEWQSLQEDQGYTTLSQVPAKQVAGKSALVQHYQRAVCCATAAELLERYRGYDTTNIGSQNAEERTPTIDEYRRDLSWALSDLVGRPRSTIELI; encoded by the coding sequence ATGAGTGCATTCGTAGCCAGCGGCGACGTGGCCGCCGGCGTGACCATCAACAGCGACGAATTCTGGCCGGGCATCGACGTCGACGACCTGCGCGACGACATGCGCATCGGCGCCGACGTCAGCCCGGCCAAGCTGGAGACAGCAGTGGTTGCCGCCCTGCTGAACGTCAACCGCCAGCTCGGCGAATGGCAGTCCCTGCAGGAAGACCAGGGCTACACCACCCTCAGCCAGGTACCAGCCAAGCAGGTGGCGGGAAAATCCGCCCTGGTCCAGCACTACCAGCGCGCAGTGTGCTGCGCCACGGCCGCCGAGCTGCTCGAGCGCTACCGCGGCTACGACACCACCAACATCGGCAGCCAGAACGCCGAAGAACGCACCCCGACCATCGACGAGTACCGCCGCGACCTGTCCTGGGCGCTCAGCGACCTGGTCGGCCGTCCGCGCTCCACCATCGAGCTGATCTGA
- a CDS encoding tail protein X, which translates to MAALLRTQQYDTVEALCWRYYGRTGSVTEAVLEANPGLADHGPILPQGIEVTMPDAQNTAPTQQVVNLWD; encoded by the coding sequence ATGGCCGCTCTCCTCCGCACTCAGCAGTACGACACCGTCGAGGCCCTGTGCTGGAGGTACTACGGCCGGACCGGAAGTGTCACCGAGGCCGTGCTCGAGGCGAACCCAGGACTGGCCGACCACGGCCCGATTCTGCCGCAAGGCATCGAGGTAACCATGCCCGATGCCCAGAACACCGCACCCACACAACAGGTAGTGAACCTGTGGGATTGA
- a CDS encoding putative holin, with protein MADPTTTAAGGLLMGLGLGATLPVDGGVLFGALLGAWLATSTKHDLKAWARLLALIPPTCVGYLSSGPALAQFPWLTTREFAAIPCALLVIPVSLKAAAWIDGVDFAELVRRIRQVLGGS; from the coding sequence ATGGCTGATCCAACCACCACCGCGGCCGGCGGTCTTCTGATGGGGCTCGGGCTGGGCGCGACCCTCCCGGTAGACGGCGGCGTGCTGTTCGGCGCGCTGCTGGGCGCCTGGCTGGCCACCAGCACCAAGCACGACCTGAAGGCCTGGGCGCGCCTGCTGGCACTGATCCCGCCGACTTGTGTGGGATACCTGTCGTCTGGGCCGGCACTAGCCCAGTTCCCCTGGCTCACCACTCGCGAATTCGCCGCTATTCCCTGCGCCCTGCTGGTCATCCCGGTCAGCCTCAAGGCCGCCGCCTGGATCGACGGTGTCGATTTCGCCGAGCTCGTCCGCCGAATCCGGCAGGTACTGGGAGGTAGCTGA
- a CDS encoding phage holin family protein produces the protein MLALIVPLITAVAYLMAALRLACFKRDGARYRRGMSLLASLLGASMAISGLEILLYRPPVSIWHGVTACLLCLLIFRSRGNVAALLRPST, from the coding sequence ATGCTTGCGCTCATCGTCCCCCTCATCACCGCCGTCGCCTACCTGATGGCCGCCCTTCGCCTGGCCTGCTTCAAGCGCGATGGCGCCCGCTATCGCCGGGGGATGTCCCTGCTGGCGAGCCTGCTGGGCGCATCCATGGCCATCAGCGGCCTGGAAATCCTGCTCTATCGCCCACCGGTCAGCATCTGGCACGGCGTCACTGCCTGCCTGTTGTGCCTGCTGATCTTCCGTTCCCGCGGCAACGTCGCCGCTCTGCTGAGGCCTTCCACATGA
- a CDS encoding N-acetylmuramidase family protein, translating to MTILRHGDRGQDVRTLQNRLNDRLKAGLDATGLFDDATEAAVRTFQRGAGLVDDGIVGTKTQAALTGVGTTLLLGAGNLAAAAQRLGLPLATVYAVNEVESAGAGFLANGKPKILFERHQMYRQLCTPRSPDDDAAELKRHADELVALSPSLINPTPGGYAGGTAEHQRLAQARMIDDTAALESTSWGAFQIMGYHATRLGYESVQDFAAAMASGEPAQFDAFVRFIEADPALLKALKARKWADFAKSYNGPAYARNLYDVKLERAYARHTEAMGEKAA from the coding sequence ATGACCATCCTTCGCCACGGCGACCGCGGACAGGATGTCCGCACCCTGCAGAACCGGCTCAACGACCGCCTCAAGGCTGGCCTGGACGCCACCGGATTGTTCGACGACGCCACCGAGGCTGCCGTCCGCACCTTCCAGCGCGGCGCCGGCCTGGTCGACGACGGCATCGTCGGGACCAAGACACAAGCCGCCCTCACGGGTGTGGGTACCACCCTGCTGCTGGGTGCCGGCAACCTCGCTGCAGCCGCCCAACGCCTTGGCCTTCCGTTGGCCACCGTCTATGCCGTCAATGAGGTGGAATCGGCCGGCGCCGGCTTCCTGGCCAACGGCAAGCCCAAGATCCTCTTCGAGCGGCACCAGATGTATCGCCAGCTCTGCACACCCCGGAGCCCCGACGACGATGCGGCGGAGCTGAAGCGCCACGCCGATGAGCTGGTCGCCCTGTCCCCGTCCCTGATCAACCCCACACCGGGTGGCTATGCCGGCGGTACTGCCGAGCATCAGCGGCTGGCACAGGCCCGCATGATCGACGACACCGCCGCCCTGGAGTCCACCAGCTGGGGCGCCTTCCAGATCATGGGCTACCACGCCACGCGCCTGGGCTATGAGAGCGTGCAGGACTTCGCCGCCGCCATGGCCAGCGGCGAGCCAGCCCAGTTCGACGCCTTCGTCCGCTTCATCGAGGCCGACCCGGCCCTGCTCAAGGCCCTGAAGGCCCGCAAGTGGGCCGATTTCGCCAAGAGCTACAACGGCCCGGCCTACGCCCGGAACCTCTACGACGTGAAGCTCGAACGGGCCTACGCCCGCCACACCGAAGCCATGGGAGAGAAAGCGGCATGA